A part of Bubalus bubalis isolate 160015118507 breed Murrah chromosome 6, NDDB_SH_1, whole genome shotgun sequence genomic DNA contains:
- the LOC112585795 gene encoding olfactory receptor 12-like translates to MSTLQNGNLSVMPLQEFVLEGFEGVPQTQALLFTLFLALYMVAVLGNLTMIMVITLDTRLHSPMYFFLKNLSFVDLFYSSVITPKALVNFLSSSKVITFGGCAIQLFFSLLATTEAFLLAVMAYDRFMAICSPLLYPITMRPSVCACLVLGFYCGGCLNSILQASFTFSLPFCSSNHIDHFFCDVPPLLKLACADTTINELVMFGLCGFFIVGTTLVVLISYGYITVTILRMRSGGGRHKLFSTCGSHMTAVSLFYGTVFVMYAQPGAVASMEQGKVVSVFYTLVIPMLNPLIYSLRNKDVQEALWRLGQRHTAT, encoded by the coding sequence ATGTCAACCCTCCAAAATGGAAACCTCTCAGTGATGCCGCTGCAGGAGTTTGTGCTGGAGGGCTTTGAGGGTGTTCCGCAGACCCAAGCCCTGCTGTTTACTCTGTTCCTGGCCCTGTACATGGTGGCCGTCCTGGGGAACCTCACCATGATCATGGTCATCACCCTGGATACCCGTCTGCACTCCccaatgtacttcttcctcaagaACCTCTCCTTTGTGGACCTGTTTTACTCATCTGTCATCACCCCCAAGGCCCTGGTCAACTTCCTGTCCTCCTCCAAGGTCATCACCTTTGGGGGCTGTGCCATACAGCTGTTCTTCTCCTTACTGGCTACCACTGAGGCATTCCTCCTggctgtgatggcctatgaccgcttcaTGGCCATCTGCAGTCCCCTGCTCTACCCCATCACCATGCGCCCCTCGGTCTGTGCCTGCCTGGTGCTGGGCTTCTACTGTGGAGGCTGCCTCAACTCTATCCTGCAGGCCAGCTTCACATTCAGCCTCCCGTTCTGCAGCTCCAACCACATcgaccacttcttctgtgatgtgCCGCCTCTGCTCAAGCTGGCCTGTGCTGACACCACGATCAATGAGCTGGTCATGTTTGGCCTCTGTGGCTTCTTCATCGTGGGCACCACACTCGTGGTCCTCATCTCCTATGGCTACATCACAGTGACCATCCTGAGGATGCGCTCAGGAGGAGGGAGACACAAGCtcttctccacctgtggctcccacATGACAGCCGTGTCCCTCTTTTATGGGACTGTCTTTGTCATGTATGCCCAGCCGGGAGCTGTGGCATCCATGGAGCAGGGCAAGGTGGTCTCTGTCTTCTACACCCTGGTCATCCCGATGCTCAACCCCCTCATCTACAGTCTGAGAAACAAAGATGTGCAGGAAGCCCTGTGGAGACTGGGGCAGAGACACACAGCCACGTGA